One stretch of Ipomoea triloba cultivar NCNSP0323 chromosome 8, ASM357664v1 DNA includes these proteins:
- the LOC116027483 gene encoding LIM domain-containing protein WLIM1-like isoform X2, with the protein MACEKTVYLVDKLTADNRVYHKACFRCHHCKGTLKLSNYNSFEGVLYCRPHFDQLFKRTGSLDKSFEGIPKIEKPDKPVLNGKPLANKVSSFFVGTREKCVGCKSTVYPIEKVSVNGSAYHRSCFKCSHGGCVISPSNYIAYDGRLYCKHHHIQLIKEKGNLSQLEGEHEKNLVRVMEIAAE; encoded by the exons ATGGCGTGTGAGAAGACAGTCTATCTCGTTGACAAGTTAACCGCAGATAATAGAGTCTACCACAAAGCGTGTTTCAGATGCCACCACTGCAAAGGCACCCTCAAG CTTAGCAACTATAACTCCTTCGAGGGAGTTCTATATTGCAGGCCACACTTTGATCAACTCTTCAAGAGAACTGGTAGTTTGGACAAAAGCTTCGAAG GGATACCAAAGATTGAGAAGCCAGATAAACCTGTCCTCAACGGG AAACCGCTAGCAAATAAAGTTTCAAGCTTTTTTGTTGGAACAAGAGAGAAATGTGTGGGCTGCAAGAGTACTGTCTATCCAATTGAAAAG GTCTCGGTGAATGGCAGTGCATATCACAGGAGCTGCTTCAAATGCAGCCATGGAGGGTGTGTGATTAGCCCATCCAACTACATTGCATATGATGGCCGCCTATACTGCAAACACCACCATATTCAACTTATCAAGGAAAAGGGCAACTTGAGCCAACTTGAGGGAGAGCATGAGAAGAATTTGGTCAGAGTGATGGAAATTGCTGCAGAATAG
- the LOC116027483 gene encoding LIM domain-containing protein WLIM1-like isoform X1, whose translation MAFAGTTQKCMACEKTVYLVDKLTADNRVYHKACFRCHHCKGTLKLSNYNSFEGVLYCRPHFDQLFKRTGSLDKSFEGIPKIEKPDKPVLNGKPLANKVSSFFVGTREKCVGCKSTVYPIEKVSVNGSAYHRSCFKCSHGGCVISPSNYIAYDGRLYCKHHHIQLIKEKGNLSQLEGEHEKNLVRVMEIAAE comes from the exons ATGGCATTTGCAGGAACAACCCAGAAATGCATGGCGTGTGAGAAGACAGTCTATCTCGTTGACAAGTTAACCGCAGATAATAGAGTCTACCACAAAGCGTGTTTCAGATGCCACCACTGCAAAGGCACCCTCAAG CTTAGCAACTATAACTCCTTCGAGGGAGTTCTATATTGCAGGCCACACTTTGATCAACTCTTCAAGAGAACTGGTAGTTTGGACAAAAGCTTCGAAG GGATACCAAAGATTGAGAAGCCAGATAAACCTGTCCTCAACGGG AAACCGCTAGCAAATAAAGTTTCAAGCTTTTTTGTTGGAACAAGAGAGAAATGTGTGGGCTGCAAGAGTACTGTCTATCCAATTGAAAAG GTCTCGGTGAATGGCAGTGCATATCACAGGAGCTGCTTCAAATGCAGCCATGGAGGGTGTGTGATTAGCCCATCCAACTACATTGCATATGATGGCCGCCTATACTGCAAACACCACCATATTCAACTTATCAAGGAAAAGGGCAACTTGAGCCAACTTGAGGGAGAGCATGAGAAGAATTTGGTCAGAGTGATGGAAATTGCTGCAGAATAG